One genomic region from Enoplosus armatus isolate fEnoArm2 chromosome 17, fEnoArm2.hap1, whole genome shotgun sequence encodes:
- the LOC139300151 gene encoding peripheral myelin protein 22-like: MLLILLGVLVLHLIILILLIVSTAASAWSVGGDRSTDLWYSCMTTNGGYHCKPASGEDWIQAVQALMILSLLFCFFSLIAFLFQLFKLVKGGRFFFTAIFQILASVFVMCGAIIYTVMSPDDGSGTHFGYAYVLAWVAFPLCLISGLIYIVLRKKE, from the exons ATGCTGCTCATCCTGCTTGGAGTGCTCGTCTTGCACCTTATCATTCTCATTCTTCTCATCGTGTCAACAGCAGCCAGT GCCTGGTCTGTAGGAGGGGACAGGAGCACAGATCTATGGTACAGTTGCATGACAACTAATGGAGGCTACCACTGCAAACCTGCGAGCGGTGAAG ACTGGATCCAGGCGGTTCAAGCCCTCATGATCCTGTCCTTgctcttctgcttcttctcccTCATTGCGTTTTTGTTCCAGCTGTTCAAACTGGTCAAGGGCGGACGCTTCTTCTTCACCGCCATCTTCCAGATCTTGGCAA gtgtgtttgtgatgtgcGGGGCGATCATCTACACTGTGATGAGTCCGGATGATGGATCCGGCACACACTTCGGCTACGCCTACGTGCTGGCCTGGGTGgctttccccctctgtctcatcAGCGGCCTCATTTATATCGTCCTGAggaagaaagaatga